In Sideroxyarcus emersonii, one DNA window encodes the following:
- a CDS encoding glutaredoxin family protein: MMKRYFLLVGLLIVTNAQAGELYRSVDSSGKVHYSDRPLQGSEDVEELKLGKEPQPGEELPYETQRAMQNFPVTLYTFPDCGALCEQARDLLVKRGVPFTDKSLVTQEDMNAFRKDSGDNQLPALSIGKTWLKGVQAEQWNKELDFAGYPKSVLTYRPPRPAAPPAAQPAQ, from the coding sequence ATGATGAAAAGGTATTTCCTGTTGGTGGGGTTGCTGATTGTCACGAATGCACAGGCCGGCGAGTTGTACCGTTCGGTCGACAGCAGCGGCAAGGTGCATTACAGCGACAGGCCGCTGCAAGGCTCCGAGGATGTGGAAGAACTGAAGCTCGGCAAGGAGCCCCAGCCCGGCGAAGAGCTGCCTTACGAAACGCAGCGCGCGATGCAGAACTTCCCCGTCACGTTGTATACCTTCCCGGATTGCGGCGCGCTTTGCGAACAAGCACGCGACCTGCTGGTCAAGCGCGGTGTCCCGTTCACCGATAAGAGCCTGGTGACGCAGGAAGATATGAATGCATTCCGCAAGGATTCCGGCGACAACCAGCTGCCGGCGCTCAGCATCGGCAAGACCTGGCTCAAGGGCGTGCAGGCAGAGCAGTGGAACAAGGAGCTGGATTTTGCCGGTTACCCCAAGAGCGTGCTGACCTACCGTCCACCGCGTCCCGCCGCTCCGCCGGCAGCACAGCCCGCGCAATGA
- a CDS encoding dihydroorotase translates to MNIHIKNGRLIDPYNKIDAKQDVFIADKHIAAIGKAPQGFVAAQVIDASGLIVIPGLVDVAARLREPGYEYKATLESEMDAAMAGGVTSLACPPDTDPPLDEPGLVEMLKHRARSLNQARVFPVGALTYGLQGAELTEMVELTEAGCKAFSQADTPLTDTRVLMRAMQYAATFGYRVWLRPQDAFLAKDGVAHDGEVATRLGLPAIPVAAETIALATMLQLARETGAKLHICRISSAEGVELVRAAKRQGLAVTCDVSMNHVHLSEMDIGFFDANCHLIPPLRNQRDKAALRAGLLDGTIDAICSNHSPVDEDAKQLPFAEAEAGATGMELLLPLMLKWADEEKIPLLDALARVTINPAQLLGVKMGHLSVGAHADVCVFDPAAAWKIEPAALKSQGKNTPFNGYTLQGKVHHTIVEGHVAYSTR, encoded by the coding sequence ATGAACATCCATATCAAGAACGGTCGCCTGATCGACCCGTACAACAAAATCGATGCCAAGCAGGACGTGTTCATCGCGGACAAGCATATCGCCGCCATCGGCAAGGCCCCGCAAGGTTTCGTCGCCGCACAGGTGATCGACGCCTCCGGCCTGATCGTGATCCCCGGCCTGGTGGATGTGGCCGCGCGCCTGCGCGAACCGGGTTACGAATACAAGGCCACGCTGGAGTCGGAGATGGATGCCGCGATGGCGGGCGGGGTGACTTCGCTGGCCTGTCCGCCGGACACCGATCCGCCGCTGGACGAACCGGGGCTGGTGGAGATGCTCAAGCATCGCGCCCGCTCGCTCAACCAGGCACGCGTGTTCCCGGTCGGTGCATTGACCTACGGCCTGCAGGGCGCTGAACTGACCGAGATGGTTGAGCTGACGGAAGCCGGATGCAAGGCGTTCAGCCAGGCCGACACGCCGCTCACCGACACGCGCGTGCTGATGCGCGCGATGCAGTACGCGGCGACCTTCGGCTATCGCGTATGGCTGCGCCCGCAGGATGCGTTCCTGGCCAAGGACGGCGTGGCGCACGACGGCGAAGTGGCAACGCGCCTGGGTTTGCCGGCAATCCCGGTAGCAGCGGAAACCATCGCCCTGGCGACCATGCTGCAGCTGGCGCGCGAGACCGGCGCGAAGCTGCACATCTGCCGCATTTCCAGCGCCGAAGGCGTGGAGCTGGTGCGTGCCGCCAAGCGCCAGGGGCTGGCGGTCACCTGCGACGTATCGATGAACCACGTGCACCTGTCCGAGATGGATATCGGATTCTTCGACGCCAACTGCCACCTGATACCGCCGCTGCGCAACCAGCGGGACAAGGCGGCGTTGCGCGCCGGACTGCTCGACGGGACCATCGACGCGATCTGCTCCAACCACTCGCCGGTGGACGAGGACGCCAAGCAACTGCCGTTCGCCGAGGCCGAAGCCGGTGCGACCGGCATGGAGCTGCTGCTGCCGCTGATGCTGAAATGGGCGGATGAGGAAAAGATACCGCTGCTGGATGCGCTGGCCCGCGTGACCATCAATCCTGCGCAACTGCTGGGCGTGAAGATGGGCCACCTGTCGGTCGGCGCCCATGCCGATGTCTGCGTGTTCGACCCCGCCGCCGCCTGGAAGATCGAGCCGGCCGCGCTGAAGAGCCAGGGCAAGAACACGCCATTCAACGGCTACACCCTGCAAGGCAAGGTGCACCACACCATCGTCGAAGGTCATGTCGCATATTCAACCAGGTAG
- the ntrC gene encoding nitrogen regulation protein NR(I): MDKPVWIIDDDRSIRWVLEKALAREEIDYKSFASADEALAELPGNLPQMVISDIRMPGSSGLELLQKLRNDHPNLPVIIMTAYSDLESAVSAFQGGAFEYLPKPFDVNHAVELIRRALEQSQRKSTHAEDAQAAPDILGHAPAMQEVFRAIGRLAQSNATVLINGESGTGKELVAQALHRHSPRADKPFVAINTAAIPKDLLESELFGHERGAFTGATTTRHGRFEQAEGGTLFLDEIGDMPAELQTRLLRVLSDGNFYRVGGHQPIKANVRIIAATHQNLDERVKQGLFREDLFHRLNVIRLRLPPLRERREDIPLLAKYFLQKSAKELGVEQKTLSDAAINYLSAQDIPGNVRQLENLCHWLTVMTPTRVVEIADLPSEWRDTQASTALNQDWRSALAHQVALSLQRNEPNILDTLTKQFESTIITQALQHTGGRRIEASTLLGMGRNTLTRKIQELGLDEEHE, encoded by the coding sequence ATGGACAAACCTGTCTGGATCATCGACGACGACCGCTCTATCCGCTGGGTGCTGGAAAAGGCGCTCGCCCGCGAAGAGATCGATTACAAGAGTTTCGCCTCCGCCGACGAGGCGCTGGCCGAGTTGCCGGGCAACCTGCCGCAGATGGTCATCAGCGACATCCGCATGCCGGGCAGCTCGGGACTGGAGTTGCTGCAGAAACTGCGCAACGACCATCCCAACCTGCCGGTCATCATCATGACCGCTTACTCCGACCTGGAAAGCGCGGTATCGGCCTTCCAGGGCGGCGCGTTCGAATACCTGCCCAAACCCTTCGATGTGAACCACGCCGTCGAGCTGATCCGCCGCGCACTGGAGCAGAGCCAGCGCAAGAGCACGCACGCCGAAGACGCGCAGGCCGCGCCGGACATCCTCGGCCACGCGCCCGCCATGCAGGAAGTGTTCCGTGCCATCGGCCGTCTCGCCCAATCCAACGCCACCGTGCTCATCAACGGCGAGTCGGGCACCGGCAAGGAGCTGGTCGCGCAGGCCCTGCACCGGCACAGTCCGCGCGCCGACAAACCCTTCGTCGCCATCAACACGGCCGCCATCCCGAAGGACCTGCTGGAATCCGAGCTTTTCGGCCATGAGCGCGGCGCCTTCACCGGCGCCACCACCACGCGCCACGGCCGTTTCGAACAGGCTGAGGGCGGCACCCTGTTCCTGGACGAGATCGGCGACATGCCGGCCGAATTGCAGACGCGCTTGCTGCGCGTGTTGTCGGACGGCAACTTCTACCGCGTCGGCGGCCACCAGCCAATCAAGGCGAACGTGCGCATCATCGCCGCCACGCACCAGAACCTGGACGAACGCGTGAAGCAGGGCCTGTTCCGCGAAGACCTGTTCCACCGCCTCAACGTCATCCGCCTGCGCCTGCCGCCATTGCGCGAACGGCGCGAAGACATCCCGCTGCTGGCGAAATATTTCCTGCAGAAGAGTGCAAAGGAACTGGGGGTCGAGCAGAAGACGCTGAGCGATGCGGCGATCAATTATCTCTCCGCGCAGGACATTCCGGGCAACGTGCGCCAGCTGGAGAACCTGTGCCACTGGCTTACGGTGATGACGCCCACCCGCGTAGTGGAGATCGCCGACCTGCCTTCCGAATGGCGCGACACCCAGGCCAGCACTGCGCTCAACCAGGATTGGCGCAGCGCCCTCGCGCACCAGGTGGCGCTGTCGCTGCAGCGCAACGAGCCGAATATCCTCGACACGCTGACCAAACAATTCGAGAGCACCATCATCACGCAGGCGCTGCAGCACACCGGCGGACGCCGTATCGAGGCCTCCACGCTGCTCGGCATGGGGCGCAACACGCTGACGCGAAAGATCCAGGAGTTAGGGCTGGACGAGGAACACGAGTAG
- the glnL gene encoding nitrogen regulation protein NR(II) has protein sequence MPTPSLPTLEYLSTAIVLLDDESRIAYINPAAEHLFGLSNTNLIGHPLQYAFAHTEQLFSTIQAALASRASHIEHELTLSTHATGSKLHLSCTATPLQFPPYALLLEFHTMDRPLKLAREEQMLDQTQANRLLLRNLAHEIKNPLGGIRGAAQLLEQELEKPALREYTQVVIQEADRLRSLMEKLLTPQHVPHFSALNIHEVLERVRSVVLAELPEGLVIQRDYDLSLPELHGDKEQLIQVVLNIVRNAAQAMNGKGRILLRTRITRQVTLMKKLHRLAVMVQIIDNGPGIPAHLRDKIFYPLVSGRADGHGLGLTLAQDFVSQHQGSIEFESEPGRTCFTVILPLTHLGK, from the coding sequence ATGCCTACCCCCTCGCTCCCAACGCTGGAATATCTCTCCACCGCCATCGTCCTGCTGGACGATGAATCGCGCATCGCCTACATCAATCCGGCAGCGGAACACCTGTTCGGTTTAAGCAATACCAACCTGATCGGCCATCCCTTGCAGTATGCCTTTGCGCATACGGAGCAGCTGTTCAGCACCATCCAGGCTGCGCTCGCCAGCCGTGCCAGCCATATCGAGCATGAACTGACGCTGAGCACGCACGCCACCGGCAGCAAGCTGCATCTGAGCTGCACCGCCACACCGCTGCAGTTCCCTCCCTACGCGCTGCTGCTGGAATTCCACACCATGGACCGGCCGCTGAAACTGGCGCGCGAAGAGCAGATGCTGGACCAGACCCAGGCCAATCGCCTGCTGCTGCGCAACCTCGCGCACGAGATCAAGAATCCGCTGGGCGGCATACGCGGAGCGGCGCAGTTGCTGGAGCAGGAACTGGAAAAGCCGGCGTTGCGCGAATATACCCAAGTCGTCATCCAGGAAGCCGATCGCCTGCGCTCGCTGATGGAAAAGCTGCTCACCCCCCAGCATGTGCCCCATTTCAGTGCATTGAACATCCACGAGGTGCTGGAACGGGTCCGCAGTGTGGTGCTCGCCGAGCTGCCCGAAGGATTGGTCATCCAGCGCGACTACGACCTCAGCCTGCCGGAGCTGCATGGCGACAAGGAGCAGCTGATCCAGGTCGTGCTCAACATCGTGCGCAATGCGGCGCAGGCCATGAACGGGAAAGGCCGCATCCTGTTGCGCACGCGCATCACGCGCCAGGTCACGCTGATGAAGAAACTGCATCGCCTGGCAGTGATGGTGCAGATCATCGACAACGGCCCCGGCATTCCCGCCCACCTGCGCGACAAGATCTTCTATCCGCTGGTCTCGGGGCGCGCCGACGGCCACGGACTGGGCCTGACCCTGGCGCAGGATTTCGTCAGCCAGCATCAGGGCAGCATCGAATTCGAAAGCGAACCGGGGCGTACCTGCTTCACCGTGATACTGCCGCTCACACATCTGGGGAAATAA
- a CDS encoding YqgE/AlgH family protein yields the protein MAEFNLTNHFLIAMPAMTDPFFAKSLTYVCEHNEQGAMGIVVNRPISLTLSELFAQINMPLKPTELEDVLVHFGGPVQTDRGFVLHDTVGQWQSTLQVNDNIALTTSKDILQAVGEGQGPQHLLVTLGYAGWSEGQLEQELADNAWLSVPANEHILFELPAEERLPAAMALLGIDFASLSDEAGHA from the coding sequence ATGGCCGAGTTCAATCTCACGAATCACTTCCTGATCGCTATGCCGGCGATGACAGATCCCTTCTTTGCCAAATCCCTCACCTACGTGTGCGAGCACAACGAGCAGGGGGCGATGGGCATTGTGGTGAACCGCCCGATCAGCCTGACCCTGAGCGAGCTGTTTGCGCAGATCAACATGCCGCTGAAACCGACCGAACTGGAGGACGTGCTGGTGCATTTCGGCGGCCCGGTGCAGACCGACCGCGGTTTCGTGCTGCACGACACGGTCGGCCAGTGGCAATCGACGCTGCAGGTCAACGACAATATCGCCCTTACCACTTCCAAGGATATTCTGCAGGCGGTGGGCGAGGGGCAGGGCCCGCAGCACCTGCTGGTGACGCTGGGATATGCGGGCTGGTCGGAAGGGCAGCTGGAACAGGAGCTGGCCGATAACGCCTGGCTCAGCGTGCCCGCCAACGAGCACATCCTGTTCGAACTGCCGGCCGAAGAACGGCTGCCGGCCGCGATGGCGCTGCTGGGAATCGATTTTGCATCGCTGTCGGACGAGGCCGGGCATGCCTGA
- a CDS encoding alkaline phosphatase family protein, which produces MIRRWLLPMLLLAQPAFAGALPQPDHIVIVIEENKSYAQIIGNRDAAYINALAKRGTLFTRSYGVTHPSQPNYLALFAGTTFGISSNVCPLDLVGKNLGSSLLDAKRSFALYAGALPRAGADDCIYGAYYRKHNPAADWRELAAYNLPFGDFPQDFSKLPTVALVVPDMLNDMHDGSIAQGDGWLQQNIEPYAKWAMEHNSLLIVTWDEDDGSADNRVATLFVGAMVKRGKSAQRINHYNLLRTVEDMYRLPRLGESATVPPVKGVWRK; this is translated from the coding sequence ATGATCAGGCGCTGGCTGTTGCCGATGCTGTTGCTGGCACAGCCGGCGTTCGCCGGCGCGCTGCCGCAGCCGGATCACATCGTCATCGTGATCGAAGAAAACAAATCGTACGCGCAGATCATCGGCAATCGCGATGCCGCCTACATCAATGCGCTGGCCAAACGCGGCACATTGTTCACCCGCTCCTACGGCGTCACCCATCCGAGCCAGCCCAACTACCTCGCGCTGTTTGCCGGCACCACGTTCGGCATCAGCAGCAATGTCTGCCCGCTGGATCTGGTCGGCAAGAATTTGGGCAGCTCCCTGCTGGACGCAAAGCGGAGTTTCGCCCTCTATGCGGGGGCGCTGCCCAGGGCCGGCGCCGACGATTGCATTTACGGTGCGTATTACCGCAAGCACAATCCGGCCGCGGACTGGCGGGAGCTGGCGGCCTACAATCTGCCGTTCGGCGATTTTCCGCAGGACTTCTCGAAACTGCCCACGGTGGCGCTGGTGGTGCCCGATATGCTCAACGACATGCACGATGGCAGCATCGCGCAGGGCGACGGGTGGCTGCAGCAGAACATCGAACCCTACGCAAAATGGGCGATGGAGCACAACAGCCTGCTGATCGTGACCTGGGATGAAGACGACGGGTCGGCGGACAATCGCGTCGCCACCCTTTTCGTCGGTGCGATGGTCAAGCGCGGCAAGAGTGCGCAGCGCATCAACCACTACAACCTGCTGCGCACGGTCGAGGATATGTACCGCCTGCCGCGCCTGGGCGAGAGTGCCACCGTGCCGCCGGTAAAAGGGGTGTGGCGAAAATAG
- a CDS encoding M3 family metallopeptidase yields the protein MNPLLDFSGLPRFAEIKPEHVTPAVDELLARNRALVEQLLAADVPPTWGNFVQPFEDANEHLTRAWGQVGHLNMVMNAPELREVYNANLPKVTQYYAELSQNLALYRKYKAIREGGGYVQLNAAQKKVIENELRDFRLGGAELPEEQKARFMAIQEELSALCSKFSDNLLDATNAYTCVVESEAEIAGIPPDERQVAAEAAQQAGRQGWLFTLKAPSYGPVMQYADNRALRERMYRAYTTRASEQLAEGAKADWDNTPLMSQILLLRGEEARMLGFANYAELSLASKMAETPAQVAEFLHELARRARPFAEKDLQELRAFAETNLGMKKMEAWDIGYASEKLRQQRYAFSEQEVKQYFPEDAVLAGLFGLVEALFGLKVRPSAAPVWHEAVRFFDIRDGQDVLVGQFYLDLYARASKRGGAWMDDAITRRRTARGIQTPVAYLNCNFAAPVGGRPALFTHDEVITLFHEFGHGLHHLLTQVEELGVSGISGVEWDAVELPSQFMENFCWEWDVLQGMTRHADSGEKLPRSLYDKMIAAKNFQSGLQMLRQIEFSLFDLRLHSDYDAAGKQSIQQMLDEVRAEVAVLIPPAFNRFQNSFSHIFAGGYAAGYYSYKWAEVLSADAYSLFEENGVLDAATGSHFRQEILAVGGSRDAMDSFIAFRGREPKIDALLRHNGLATE from the coding sequence ATGAATCCATTGCTTGATTTTTCTGGCCTGCCGCGCTTTGCGGAGATCAAACCCGAACACGTCACCCCCGCCGTCGACGAGCTGCTGGCGCGCAACCGCGCGCTGGTCGAGCAGCTGCTTGCGGCGGATGTTCCGCCCACCTGGGGAAATTTCGTGCAGCCGTTCGAGGATGCCAACGAGCACCTGACGCGCGCCTGGGGACAGGTCGGCCATCTCAACATGGTGATGAACGCGCCCGAGCTGCGCGAGGTATATAACGCTAACCTGCCCAAGGTCACGCAGTACTACGCCGAGCTGTCGCAGAACCTTGCGCTCTACAGGAAATACAAGGCGATCCGCGAAGGCGGCGGTTATGTGCAGCTGAACGCCGCGCAGAAGAAGGTCATCGAGAACGAGCTGCGCGATTTCCGTCTCGGCGGCGCCGAACTGCCGGAAGAGCAGAAAGCCAGGTTCATGGCGATACAGGAGGAGCTTTCTGCACTCTGCTCGAAATTCTCCGACAACCTGCTGGATGCCACCAATGCCTACACCTGCGTGGTGGAGAGCGAGGCAGAGATCGCCGGGATCCCGCCGGATGAGCGGCAGGTCGCTGCCGAGGCTGCGCAGCAGGCCGGAAGACAAGGCTGGCTGTTCACGCTGAAGGCGCCTTCCTATGGGCCGGTGATGCAGTATGCCGACAACCGCGCCTTGCGCGAACGCATGTACCGCGCCTACACCACGCGGGCCAGCGAACAGTTGGCGGAAGGAGCCAAAGCTGATTGGGACAACACGCCGCTGATGTCGCAGATCCTGCTGCTGCGCGGCGAGGAGGCGCGCATGCTGGGTTTCGCCAATTACGCCGAACTGTCGCTGGCCAGCAAGATGGCGGAAACGCCGGCGCAGGTGGCCGAATTCCTGCATGAGCTCGCCCGCCGGGCCAGGCCGTTCGCGGAAAAGGACCTGCAGGAATTGCGTGCGTTCGCGGAAACGAATCTGGGCATGAAAAAAATGGAGGCGTGGGACATCGGCTATGCAAGCGAGAAGCTGCGCCAGCAGCGCTACGCGTTCTCCGAGCAGGAGGTCAAGCAATACTTTCCCGAGGATGCGGTGCTCGCGGGGCTGTTCGGGCTGGTCGAAGCGCTGTTCGGACTCAAGGTCAGGCCATCGGCTGCGCCGGTCTGGCATGAAGCGGTGCGCTTCTTCGACATCCGCGACGGCCAGGATGTCCTGGTCGGCCAGTTCTATCTCGACCTGTACGCGCGCGCCAGCAAGCGCGGCGGTGCCTGGATGGACGACGCCATCACAAGGCGCCGCACGGCCAGGGGCATCCAGACCCCGGTGGCCTACCTCAATTGCAACTTCGCGGCGCCGGTAGGCGGTCGTCCGGCACTGTTCACGCATGACGAGGTCATCACCTTGTTCCACGAGTTCGGGCATGGCCTGCATCACCTGCTGACCCAGGTCGAGGAACTCGGCGTGTCCGGTATCAGCGGCGTGGAATGGGATGCGGTCGAGTTGCCCAGCCAGTTCATGGAAAACTTCTGCTGGGAATGGGATGTGCTGCAAGGCATGACGCGCCATGCGGACAGCGGGGAAAAGCTGCCGCGCAGCCTGTATGACAAGATGATCGCGGCCAAGAACTTCCAGAGCGGGCTGCAGATGCTGCGCCAGATCGAGTTCTCGCTGTTCGACCTGCGTTTGCACAGCGATTATGATGCTGCGGGCAAGCAAAGCATCCAGCAAATGCTGGACGAGGTACGCGCAGAAGTGGCCGTGCTCATCCCGCCCGCGTTCAACCGCTTCCAGAACAGCTTCTCGCACATCTTCGCCGGCGGGTATGCGGCAGGCTATTACAGCTACAAGTGGGCAGAAGTGCTGTCGGCGGATGCATACAGCCTGTTCGAGGAAAACGGCGTACTGGATGCGGCCACAGGCAGCCACTTCCGCCAGGAGATCCTGGCGGTGGGCGGCAGCCGCGACGCGATGGATTCGTTCATCGCATTCCGCGGGCGCGAACCGAAGATCGATGCGCTGCTGCGGCACAATGGATTGGCGACGGAATAG
- a CDS encoding DUF4124 domain-containing protein has product MKLRYLFALSCSMLLAAGAQAEIYKRVDENGHVTYSSTPIKGGKKLHLEPLPTMAPPNKGDTADFRVNSETQNRRDNARRKILEDELASEQKALDEARVKLKEGQDTPEVYKTPSGQTFRNVAKYDEKVSALQEEVSSHEKNVEALKTELSNLK; this is encoded by the coding sequence ATGAAATTACGTTACCTGTTCGCCTTGTCCTGTTCGATGTTGCTCGCCGCCGGCGCGCAGGCGGAAATCTACAAGCGCGTGGACGAAAACGGGCATGTCACTTATTCCAGCACCCCCATCAAGGGCGGAAAGAAACTCCATCTGGAACCTCTCCCGACCATGGCCCCGCCGAACAAGGGGGACACGGCGGATTTCCGCGTGAACTCCGAAACACAGAACCGCCGCGACAATGCCCGGCGCAAGATCCTGGAAGACGAGCTTGCCAGCGAGCAGAAGGCGCTGGATGAGGCGCGCGTCAAACTGAAGGAAGGCCAGGACACGCCCGAGGTCTACAAGACCCCAAGCGGCCAGACCTTTCGCAACGTGGCAAAATATGACGAGAAGGTGAGCGCCTTGCAGGAAGAGGTCAGTTCGCACGAGAAGAACGTCGAAGCCCTCAAGACCGAGTTGTCCAACCTCAAATAG
- a CDS encoding aspartate carbamoyltransferase catalytic subunit, which produces MNNPQLNKNGELQHLLTTEGLPVRILRDILDKASGFVSLAEGHEIKKVPLLHGKSVFNIFFENSTRTRTTFEIAAKKLSADVVNLNIGSSSTSKGETLLDTVDNLCAMHADMFVVRHSTSGAAHLIAKHVAPSIHVINAGDGRHAHPTQALLDMFTIRHYKQDFHNLRVAIVGDILHSRVARSQIHALTTLGVPEVRVVAPKTLLPTHVEKLGVRVYHDMAQGLKDVDVVMMLRLQNERMQGALLPSAQEYFKYYGLTQERLALARSDAIVMHPGPMNRGVEIDSSVADGAQSVILPQVTFGIAVRMAVMSTLAGSKQ; this is translated from the coding sequence ATGAATAATCCACAACTGAACAAGAACGGCGAGCTGCAGCACCTGCTGACCACCGAAGGCCTGCCTGTCCGCATCCTGCGCGACATCCTGGACAAGGCTTCCGGATTCGTGAGCCTGGCTGAAGGGCACGAGATCAAGAAAGTCCCGCTGCTGCACGGCAAGTCGGTGTTCAACATCTTCTTCGAGAACAGCACCCGCACCCGCACCACCTTCGAGATCGCCGCCAAGAAACTGTCGGCCGACGTGGTCAACCTGAACATCGGCTCGTCCTCCACCAGCAAGGGCGAGACGCTGCTGGACACGGTGGACAACCTGTGTGCCATGCATGCCGACATGTTCGTGGTGCGGCACTCCACCAGCGGTGCCGCGCACCTGATTGCCAAGCATGTCGCGCCCAGCATCCATGTCATCAACGCCGGCGACGGCCGCCATGCGCACCCGACGCAGGCACTGCTCGACATGTTCACCATCCGCCATTACAAGCAGGATTTCCACAACCTGCGCGTCGCCATCGTCGGCGACATCCTGCATTCTCGCGTGGCGCGTTCGCAGATCCACGCGCTGACCACCCTGGGCGTGCCGGAGGTGCGCGTGGTCGCACCGAAGACCCTGCTGCCGACGCATGTCGAGAAGCTCGGCGTGCGGGTCTACCACGACATGGCGCAGGGATTGAAGGACGTCGACGTGGTGATGATGCTGCGCCTGCAGAACGAACGCATGCAGGGTGCATTGCTGCCGTCGGCGCAGGAGTATTTCAAATATTACGGCCTGACGCAGGAGCGGCTGGCGCTGGCCAGGAGCGATGCCATCGTGATGCATCCGGGGCCGATGAACCGCGGCGTGGAGATCGACTCCAGCGTGGCCGACGGCGCGCAATCCGTCATCCTGCCGCAGGTCACGTTCGGTATCGCGGTGCGCATGGCGGTGATGAGCACGCTGGCAGGGAGCAAACAATGA
- the ruvX gene encoding Holliday junction resolvase RuvX: MPDGMNPTPSGTLLAFDFGTRRIGIAVGSTFSGTARPLATIDDEKNETRFAAIAALLAEWQPAALVVGLPCNDDGTPHELTALCRRFANRLKGRFNLPTLLVDERYTSAAASSALDEAGIHGRKQKPLIDQYAAQQILQAYFDEPSAGIYA; encoded by the coding sequence ATGCCTGACGGCATGAACCCCACTCCCTCCGGCACGCTGCTCGCTTTCGATTTTGGCACCAGACGCATCGGCATCGCGGTCGGCAGCACCTTTTCCGGCACCGCCCGCCCGCTTGCCACCATCGACGACGAAAAGAACGAGACGCGTTTCGCCGCCATCGCGGCGCTGCTTGCCGAATGGCAGCCGGCCGCGCTGGTGGTCGGCCTGCCCTGCAACGACGACGGTACTCCGCACGAGTTGACCGCATTGTGCCGCCGCTTCGCCAATCGCCTGAAAGGCCGCTTCAATCTGCCCACCCTGCTGGTGGATGAGCGTTATACTTCTGCCGCCGCGAGCTCAGCGCTGGACGAGGCAGGGATACATGGCAGGAAACAGAAGCCCCTGATCGACCAGTATGCCGCGCAGCAGATACTGCAAGCGTATTTTGATGAACCCAGCGCTGGAATCTACGCATGA
- the xth gene encoding exodeoxyribonuclease III, whose amino-acid sequence MRLATWNVNSLKVRLPHLQEWLAANPVDVVCLQETKTEDKNFPHAELQAAGYHSLFSGQKTYNGVAILSRQPASDVQCGMPGFEDEQKRVIAATVDGVRVVCVYIPNGQEVGSDKYQYKLKWLAALNAWLKDELKKYPRLALLGDYNIAPDDRDVYDPVAWQGQVLCSEPERASFQSLLHLGLRDAFRLFEQPEKSYSWWDYRMMAFRRNMGLRIDHILVSDALQCSACTIDKAPRKLERPSDHTPVIAEVA is encoded by the coding sequence ATGAGACTGGCGACCTGGAACGTCAACTCGCTGAAGGTGCGCCTGCCGCATCTGCAGGAATGGCTGGCGGCGAACCCGGTGGATGTGGTGTGCCTGCAGGAAACCAAGACCGAGGACAAGAATTTCCCGCATGCCGAATTGCAGGCGGCGGGTTATCACAGCCTGTTCAGCGGGCAGAAGACCTACAACGGCGTGGCCATCCTGAGCCGCCAGCCGGCCAGCGACGTGCAGTGCGGCATGCCCGGTTTCGAGGACGAGCAGAAGCGCGTCATTGCGGCGACCGTCGACGGCGTGCGCGTGGTGTGCGTGTACATTCCGAACGGTCAGGAGGTCGGTTCCGACAAATACCAGTACAAGCTCAAGTGGCTGGCGGCGCTGAATGCATGGCTGAAGGACGAACTGAAAAAGTATCCCAGGCTCGCCTTGCTGGGCGACTACAACATCGCGCCGGATGACCGCGACGTATACGACCCGGTGGCCTGGCAAGGCCAGGTGCTGTGCAGCGAGCCGGAGCGGGCGTCCTTCCAGTCCCTGCTGCATCTGGGCCTGCGCGATGCCTTCAGGCTGTTCGAACAGCCGGAGAAGAGCTATTCATGGTGGGATTACCGCATGATGGCGTTCCGTCGCAACATGGGGCTGCGCATCGACCACATCCTGGTCAGCGATGCGCTGCAATGCAGTGCCTGTACCATCGACAAGGCGCCGCGCAAACTGGAACGTCCTTCCGATCACACGCCGGTGATCGCCGAGGTGGCATGA